From the genome of Gracilibacillus salitolerans, one region includes:
- a CDS encoding GNAT family N-acetyltransferase, whose translation MEFEFFDFDVIKGEEIDLHLMNTVPGNKEKDWVPAYHFNITLSGLTEPIGKIDIRIGHNENLYYGGHIGYSVKKEYRGNRYAAKAVLLIKKVAHTHELEKLFITCNPDNIPSRKTCEFVGANLLEIVDVPEDNDMYQRGEKEKCIYEWVCT comes from the coding sequence ATGGAGTTTGAATTTTTTGACTTTGATGTTATAAAAGGTGAAGAAATTGATTTACATCTAATGAATACGGTACCAGGAAACAAGGAAAAAGACTGGGTTCCAGCTTATCATTTTAATATTACTTTAAGTGGTTTAACCGAACCGATTGGAAAAATAGATATAAGAATTGGACACAATGAAAACTTATATTATGGTGGTCATATTGGATATTCAGTTAAAAAGGAATATAGAGGTAATCGCTACGCTGCAAAAGCCGTATTACTTATAAAGAAAGTAGCACATACTCATGAATTGGAAAAACTGTTCATTACCTGTAATCCAGATAACATCCCTTCAAGAAAAACATGTGAGTTTGTTGGAGCTAATCTTTTAGAAATCGTTGATGTACCAGAAGATAACGATATGTATCAGCGAGGAGAAAAGGAAAAATGTATATATGAATGGGTGTGCACTTAA
- a CDS encoding LysR family transcriptional regulator: protein MELSWVRTFITAAKTGNFRKTADHLFISQPSVTVHIKQLEKVLGIQLFQRDGKRVKLTEAGRRYLNHAIHLTEVYESGMEDIKTFSQGYTTKLTLAISPLIADTILPFVLKQYIKKHPEVEITIEIVESKDIEQVVNDEVVDIGLSCLQSFHPNLESKLLHKDKVVLVAPHDGMDFESALPLDEEEILSSNRLLTHNHPGYWDKLSQNVKLFYPGIQMMKVSQTHITKRFIIEGLGVSFLPFSTVRRELLEGKMIEVDIQSFPPPQANTYAIFKFDHKKQREFLEFLAQYHL from the coding sequence ATGGAGTTAAGTTGGGTTCGTACGTTTATTACTGCAGCTAAAACAGGTAATTTTCGAAAAACTGCTGATCATCTTTTTATTTCTCAGCCTTCTGTAACCGTACATATTAAACAATTGGAAAAAGTGCTTGGAATTCAGTTGTTTCAAAGAGATGGTAAGCGCGTGAAATTAACAGAAGCAGGCAGAAGGTATTTAAACCACGCCATCCATTTGACGGAGGTATATGAATCGGGAATGGAGGATATAAAAACGTTTAGCCAAGGATATACGACAAAATTAACCCTAGCTATCTCTCCTCTTATCGCTGATACGATTTTACCTTTTGTACTTAAGCAATATATTAAAAAACACCCGGAAGTAGAGATTACGATTGAAATTGTCGAATCAAAAGACATAGAACAAGTGGTTAATGATGAAGTGGTGGATATTGGTCTATCTTGCCTTCAAAGTTTCCATCCTAACCTTGAGAGCAAATTACTTCATAAAGATAAGGTTGTTTTAGTAGCACCTCATGATGGCATGGATTTTGAATCAGCACTACCATTGGATGAAGAAGAAATATTATCTTCCAATCGCTTATTAACACATAATCACCCTGGCTATTGGGATAAATTGTCTCAAAATGTGAAGCTATTCTATCCAGGTATTCAAATGATGAAGGTCTCTCAAACTCATATTACGAAACGTTTTATTATAGAGGGCCTAGGTGTCTCCTTTCTCCCCTTTTCAACAGTAAGAAGAGAACTGCTTGAAGGTAAAATGATTGAGGTTGATATTCAGTCTTTTCCACCGCCTCAAGCAAATACGTATGCTATCTTTAAATTCGATCACAAAAAACAAAGGGAGTTTTTGGAATTTCTTGCACAATATCACCTTTAA
- the remA gene encoding extracellular matrix/biofilm regulator RemA — protein sequence MSLKLINIGFGNVVSANRIISIVSPESAPIKRIITVARDNNKLVDATYGRRTRAVIITDSDHVVLSAVQPETVGQRVISHDEINEE from the coding sequence ATGAGTTTGAAGTTAATTAACATAGGTTTTGGAAACGTGGTGTCTGCCAATAGAATCATTTCTATTGTTTCACCAGAATCTGCTCCAATTAAACGTATTATTACAGTTGCGAGAGATAATAATAAACTGGTAGACGCTACATATGGCAGAAGAACAAGAGCGGTTATTATTACAGATAGTGACCATGTAGTGTTGTCAGCTGTTCAACCAGAAACTGTCGGCCAAAGAGTGATTAGTCATGATGAAATAAATGAAGAGTAG
- a CDS encoding histidine phosphatase family protein, producing the protein MAIYLVRHGKDEDEFRGGWSQRGLIEEGIEQSIRLGKYLKEHKKDFMIHRIITSDLKRAIETSKYIGDSIQISTEKSKAWRETNNGVLAGMLNDEANKQYPGLHFNSLEMDERYPSGESPIENFTRIKRAFEVICEDQKERNHQENVLIVTHGGVINIIYHILKRKPWTNKNKPFPSSYTSIHKIEYVDKNWKITQENFDVHLK; encoded by the coding sequence ATGGCTATTTATTTAGTACGACACGGTAAAGATGAAGATGAATTTCGTGGTGGTTGGAGCCAAAGAGGACTTATTGAAGAAGGTATTGAACAATCAATAAGACTCGGAAAATATTTGAAAGAACACAAGAAGGATTTTATGATTCATCGTATTATTACAAGTGATTTAAAGCGAGCAATAGAGACATCAAAATATATTGGTGATAGTATTCAAATATCTACCGAAAAATCAAAAGCTTGGCGAGAAACAAATAACGGTGTTCTTGCGGGTATGTTAAATGATGAAGCAAATAAACAGTATCCAGGATTACACTTCAATAGTTTAGAAATGGATGAAAGATATCCTAGTGGAGAAAGTCCAATTGAAAACTTCACAAGAATAAAGAGAGCATTTGAAGTTATCTGTGAAGATCAGAAGGAACGAAATCATCAAGAAAATGTCTTAATAGTAACTCACGGAGGGGTAATAAATATAATTTATCACATTTTGAAACGTAAACCTTGGACAAATAAAAATAAACCTTTCCCTTCTTCTTATACAAGTATTCACAAGATTGAATATGTCGATAAAAATTGGAAAATTACCCAAGAGAATTTTGATGTGCATTTAAAATAA
- a CDS encoding IS3 family transposase has translation MAFELKEEGFRLKDILLVVGIPEATYHYHVKNFGIEDSDTELKKVITDLFKKFHERYGYKRITKELKKLGHSINHKKVYRIMRKLGLKCVKFMRKSRKYNSYKGNVGKVAKNRLSRRFSTPIPLQKLVTDITEFKCLGEEKLYLNPILDLYNGEIITFETKKRPTLDLVMEPLKDTIEIIKNHAAYRTTIHSDQGWHYQHNQWVRTLKENKVFQSMSRKATCADNASMENFFGILKQEMYYGEELVSYEELKSRIEEYIYWYNHERSKEKLAVLSPVEYRTQSTQSAS, from the coding sequence GTGGCATTCGAACTCAAAGAAGAAGGATTCCGATTAAAAGATATTCTCTTGGTGGTAGGCATTCCGGAAGCAACCTACCACTATCATGTGAAAAATTTTGGCATAGAAGATTCGGACACAGAATTAAAAAAAGTCATTACGGATCTATTTAAAAAGTTTCATGAACGTTATGGTTATAAACGGATTACGAAAGAATTAAAGAAATTAGGACATTCTATTAATCATAAAAAAGTGTATCGCATTATGCGGAAACTAGGGTTAAAATGTGTGAAATTTATGCGGAAATCTCGTAAATACAATTCCTATAAGGGGAATGTTGGAAAAGTAGCGAAAAACCGATTATCCCGCCGTTTTAGCACACCTATCCCTCTTCAGAAATTAGTAACCGACATTACAGAATTCAAATGTCTAGGCGAAGAGAAGTTATATTTAAATCCGATTCTTGACCTTTATAACGGAGAAATTATTACGTTTGAAACCAAAAAGCGCCCAACGTTAGATCTTGTCATGGAACCTTTAAAGGATACGATAGAGATAATAAAGAATCATGCAGCCTATCGTACCACCATCCATTCCGATCAAGGCTGGCATTACCAGCATAACCAATGGGTGAGGACACTAAAAGAAAATAAAGTATTCCAAAGCATGTCACGTAAAGCAACCTGCGCAGACAACGCTTCGATGGAGAATTTCTTCGGTATTTTAAAGCAAGAAATGTATTATGGGGAAGAATTAGTAAGCTATGAAGAATTAAAAAGCCGGATTGAAGAATATATCTATTGGTACAACCATGAACGATCAAAAGAAAAATTAGCTGTATTGAGTCCAGTTGAATACCGAACTCAATCCACCCAATCAGCTTCATAA
- a CDS encoding transglutaminase domain-containing protein, with amino-acid sequence MFGYIPEFKNYYLKLLELTKEYKPQTGGATANFQYQEFSNENLRKLRTKYDLDAIAGTGSEIDQILKLIAWVHKRLTHGSMSHHEVNHALHILELADQEEISANCYVIATVLNEVLLSMGYKSRRVQCFPYDAYDLDSHVVNIVYISELNKWICVDASWNRFVTDENGNLLDLQEFRNRLSKNEKILVNGKSDTQTEESSFYLGYMSKNLFWFLCPAISEYNFDAERSIQPFYALYPNYYTPLKQLGSYNKIIIPTNDPAEFWK; translated from the coding sequence ATGTTTGGGTATATTCCTGAGTTTAAGAATTACTATTTAAAACTGTTAGAGCTTACAAAAGAATATAAACCGCAAACAGGAGGAGCAACTGCTAATTTTCAATATCAGGAATTTAGTAATGAGAATTTGCGAAAGTTGAGAACCAAATACGATCTTGATGCAATAGCAGGAACGGGGAGTGAAATTGATCAAATTTTAAAACTTATAGCTTGGGTACATAAAAGATTAACACATGGAAGTATGTCTCATCATGAGGTCAATCATGCACTTCATATCTTAGAGCTTGCAGATCAAGAAGAAATCAGTGCTAATTGTTATGTAATTGCAACTGTATTGAATGAGGTATTGCTGAGTATGGGGTATAAATCCAGAAGAGTACAATGTTTTCCGTATGATGCATATGATCTTGATAGTCATGTTGTTAATATTGTTTATATCTCCGAACTAAACAAATGGATATGCGTAGATGCATCATGGAATAGATTTGTAACTGATGAAAACGGGAATTTGCTTGATCTTCAGGAGTTTAGGAACAGGCTATCAAAAAATGAAAAGATACTTGTTAACGGAAAATCTGATACACAAACAGAAGAAAGTTCTTTTTATCTAGGGTATATGTCTAAAAATCTATTTTGGTTTTTATGTCCTGCGATAAGTGAATATAACTTTGATGCAGAGAGGTCTATCCAACCTTTTTATGCTTTATATCCTAATTATTATACTCCACTAAAACAATTAGGATCTTATAATAAAATAATTATACCGACAAACGATCCAGCGGAATTTTGGAAGTGA
- the gmk gene encoding guanylate kinase, with protein MIEEKGILFILSGPSGVGKGTVRKALFEQDTNLMYSISMTTRAMREGEQEGVDYFYRTREQFEQMINEKKMLEYAEYVGNYYGTPKQYVEDTIEKGHDVFLEIEVQGALQVKENFPQGVFIFLIPPSLEELKNRIVDRGTETEDLIMNRLKEARNEIEMMDKYDYVVVNDNINEAVKKVQAIVQSEHCKRERVAKQYKALLEVDEK; from the coding sequence TTGATAGAAGAGAAAGGAATACTGTTTATTCTATCTGGTCCATCTGGAGTAGGCAAAGGAACAGTACGAAAAGCGTTATTTGAACAAGACACGAACTTAATGTATTCTATTTCCATGACAACAAGAGCGATGCGTGAAGGAGAACAAGAAGGTGTCGATTATTTTTACCGCACACGTGAACAATTTGAACAAATGATTAACGAGAAGAAAATGCTGGAATATGCCGAGTATGTAGGGAACTATTACGGCACACCGAAACAGTATGTAGAAGATACGATTGAGAAAGGTCATGATGTCTTTCTTGAGATTGAAGTTCAAGGTGCATTACAAGTAAAAGAAAACTTTCCACAAGGTGTATTTATCTTTTTAATTCCGCCAAGTTTGGAAGAATTAAAAAATCGAATTGTTGACCGTGGGACAGAAACAGAAGACCTGATCATGAATCGGCTTAAAGAAGCACGAAATGAAATTGAAATGATGGATAAATATGATTATGTTGTGGTAAATGATAATATAAATGAAGCTGTCAAGAAAGTTCAGGCGATTGTACAAAGTGAACATTGTAAGCGAGAGAGAGTGGCAAAACAATACAAAGCATTATTGGAGGTAGATGAAAAATGA
- a CDS encoding YesK family protein, with protein sequence MMLLGPFLMALILGIIILTFTWWFSNKGFTLFVRMLPGTIAIIVAVILFYIGFVNIRGFEGGAYGFIGFFLTIFSIISFVLGNTTIAR encoded by the coding sequence ATGATGCTTTTAGGACCTTTTCTGATGGCTCTTATTCTAGGGATTATTATTTTGACGTTTACCTGGTGGTTCAGCAACAAAGGTTTTACCTTATTTGTAAGGATGTTGCCTGGAACCATAGCGATTATAGTTGCTGTTATTCTTTTCTATATTGGTTTTGTAAACATTAGAGGATTCGAAGGTGGAGCATATGGGTTTATTGGTTTCTTTTTAACCATTTTTTCCATTATATCTTTTGTATTGGGAAATACAACTATTGCACGGTAA
- a CDS encoding short chain dehydrogenase, whose amino-acid sequence MKILIIGGTGIIGESVSDKLTPNHEVIIASKSSGDYQVDITSVKSIEQMYKDIPNIDAVISTTGASHFGDLSELTPELNEIAINSKLKGQVNLVLIGQNYINDGGSFTLTTGIMMDDPILKGSSAAMANGAVASFVKSAAIELKRNLRINSVSPNVLEESLRKYGEFFKGFNPVPADKVANAFVKSVEGAQTGQVYRVY is encoded by the coding sequence ATGAAAATCCTTATAATTGGTGGCACTGGTATCATAGGTGAATCTGTGTCAGATAAGTTAACCCCAAATCATGAAGTTATCATTGCGAGTAAATCAAGTGGAGATTACCAAGTTGACATTACGTCTGTAAAGAGTATCGAACAAATGTATAAAGATATACCAAACATTGATGCAGTTATAAGCACTACTGGAGCTTCTCACTTCGGAGATTTAAGTGAGCTTACACCGGAATTAAATGAAATAGCGATTAATAGTAAGCTAAAGGGACAAGTAAATCTTGTACTGATTGGGCAAAATTACATAAATGATGGTGGCAGTTTTACACTTACTACTGGAATTATGATGGATGATCCAATTTTAAAGGGTAGTTCAGCAGCCATGGCAAATGGTGCAGTTGCTAGTTTTGTTAAATCAGCAGCGATTGAATTGAAACGTAATTTACGAATTAATAGTGTAAGTCCAAACGTTTTAGAAGAATCTTTAAGAAAATATGGGGAATTTTTCAAAGGATTCAATCCAGTACCAGCTGATAAAGTTGCCAATGCATTTGTAAAAAGTGTTGAAGGCGCACAAACAGGACAAGTGTATAGAGTTTATTAA
- a CDS encoding helix-turn-helix domain-containing protein has translation MVKYSEEFKVKLVTEYLYGNLGYKSLTKKYNMPSTSPLKNWVRSYKVQGVDGLKRRNTKKEYSVQFKLDAVQFMLETGASYLETAVQFNLNNHSMIQRWLKAFRDQGIEGLKPRPKGKPSMSKKINKQKKKEEKKLTREEELERENELLRLENAYLKKLRAFRENPNAFHEKHKQRWHSNSKKKDSD, from the coding sequence ATGGTCAAATATAGTGAAGAATTTAAAGTAAAGCTTGTCACCGAGTATTTGTACGGGAATCTTGGATATAAATCATTGACGAAAAAATATAATATGCCCAGTACTTCTCCATTAAAAAATTGGGTGAGATCCTATAAAGTACAGGGGGTGGATGGATTAAAACGAAGAAATACTAAGAAGGAGTATTCTGTTCAATTTAAATTAGATGCGGTACAATTTATGCTAGAAACAGGTGCTTCTTATTTAGAAACTGCTGTTCAATTTAATTTGAACAACCATTCCATGATTCAACGTTGGTTGAAAGCATTTCGTGACCAAGGAATAGAAGGCCTGAAACCAAGACCAAAGGGGAAACCTTCTATGTCTAAGAAAATCAATAAACAAAAGAAAAAAGAAGAGAAGAAGTTAACACGCGAAGAAGAATTAGAACGCGAGAATGAATTATTGCGACTAGAAAATGCGTACCTAAAAAAGTTGAGAGCTTTTCGAGAGAATCCGAATGCCTTCCACGAAAAGCACAAGCAAAGGTGGCATTCGAACTCAAAGAAGAAGGATTCCGATTAA
- a CDS encoding Rqc2 family fibronectin-binding protein, whose protein sequence is MVFDGIVTRAMTHELHHEMASGRVLKIYQPTDTELLFTIRKFGTNKQLLISAHSSYARIHFTTDTYENPTEPSMYCMMLRKYLNGSFIESVEQVENERIIYINFQTKNELGDKSIKTLIVELMGKHSNIILVDRERQVILESIKHVSSAQNRHRSIIPGSAYVQPPDQGKYNPLTIDGDTFIRKLDFNAGKLDQQIVNTYMGISPVLAKEIVVQAGLGKTDTFKEAFTSIQQKILEHQYEPFISKDRKESFYVLPLSSKDGKQEYFNSVSSMLDTFYSGKAERDRVKQKAGDLLRFLTNEQKKNKRKLVKLDKTLEQAKNADRYQRDGELLTAHMHLVKKGDKEAEVVDYYDPDQAKRTIPLNENKTPSENAQSLFKKYHKLKTSKQMVEEEKKKTYLEMDYLDEIIEQIDSAREQDIEEIREELQEQGYLKKKQVKAKQKKKVTKPVPETFYASDGTEILVGKNNKQNEYLTNRLARKDEVWLHTKDIPGSHVVIRSTAPSEDTLMEAAQLAANFSKSKHSSSVPVDYTLIRHVRKPNGAKPGFVTYENQKTLFVTPDQSYITKLKTKP, encoded by the coding sequence ATGGTATTTGATGGAATTGTTACTCGTGCAATGACACACGAACTTCATCATGAGATGGCATCTGGACGTGTATTAAAAATATATCAGCCTACGGATACCGAATTATTATTTACGATTAGAAAATTCGGTACCAATAAACAGCTTTTAATTAGTGCTCATTCAAGTTATGCCAGAATTCATTTTACAACAGATACGTACGAAAATCCTACAGAACCTTCTATGTATTGTATGATGCTTCGTAAGTATTTAAATGGGAGTTTTATCGAATCAGTTGAACAAGTAGAAAATGAACGGATTATTTATATCAACTTTCAAACCAAAAATGAATTGGGAGACAAAAGTATAAAAACATTGATTGTTGAACTAATGGGAAAACACAGTAATATCATTTTAGTTGATCGTGAGCGTCAGGTAATTCTTGAAAGTATTAAACATGTATCAAGTGCACAAAACCGACACCGTTCCATTATACCCGGTAGTGCGTATGTGCAACCACCCGATCAAGGGAAATACAATCCGTTAACCATTGACGGTGATACATTTATTCGGAAATTGGATTTCAACGCAGGGAAGCTCGATCAGCAAATCGTGAATACGTATATGGGTATTTCTCCTGTTTTAGCAAAGGAAATTGTAGTACAAGCGGGGCTTGGTAAAACGGATACTTTTAAAGAAGCTTTTACAAGTATTCAACAGAAAATACTAGAACATCAATATGAGCCTTTTATATCTAAGGATAGAAAAGAAAGCTTTTATGTTTTACCTTTATCGTCCAAAGATGGTAAGCAAGAGTATTTTAATTCTGTTAGCAGCATGTTAGATACTTTTTATTCCGGCAAGGCTGAACGTGATCGAGTAAAACAAAAAGCTGGCGACTTATTACGCTTTTTAACAAATGAACAAAAGAAAAACAAACGAAAGTTAGTAAAATTAGACAAAACATTGGAACAAGCGAAGAATGCAGACCGCTACCAACGAGATGGAGAATTATTAACGGCTCATATGCATTTAGTGAAAAAAGGGGATAAAGAAGCGGAAGTGGTCGATTATTATGACCCTGATCAAGCGAAAAGAACGATACCCTTAAATGAGAATAAAACTCCGAGCGAAAATGCACAATCTCTTTTCAAAAAGTATCATAAATTAAAAACATCGAAACAAATGGTGGAGGAAGAAAAAAAGAAAACGTATCTAGAAATGGATTATTTGGATGAAATTATCGAACAAATTGATTCTGCCAGAGAACAGGATATCGAGGAAATACGCGAGGAATTACAAGAACAAGGATATTTAAAGAAAAAACAAGTGAAAGCAAAGCAAAAAAAGAAAGTAACGAAACCAGTACCGGAAACATTTTACGCTTCAGATGGAACTGAAATTTTGGTTGGGAAAAATAATAAACAAAATGAATATTTGACCAATCGTCTAGCGCGCAAGGATGAAGTCTGGTTGCATACGAAGGATATTCCCGGTTCACACGTTGTGATTCGTTCAACGGCTCCTAGTGAAGACACATTAATGGAAGCCGCTCAATTGGCTGCCAATTTTAGTAAATCCAAACATTCTTCTTCTGTTCCGGTTGACTACACGTTAATACGACATGTACGAAAACCAAATGGAGCTAAACCAGGCTTTGTCACCTATGAGAATCAAAAAACATTGTTTGTGACACCAGATCAAAGCTATATAACAAAGTTAAAAACAAAACCATAA
- a CDS encoding YicC/YloC family endoribonuclease — protein sequence MLSMTGFGREEFRNDQLEINAEIKAVNHRYLDITFHMPKFLLPIEDQLKKIIQDKIKRGKISVSIYISGTYAQNKQLETDWDLVDQYVDHLKQIQTKYQLAGEISIEMISQFQDIFHIEEKEEISSDTETHVKDTLEKAVIKANQMRTIEGAELRKDFLNRTENILNNIKQLGERRKIVIIEYQERILERINKYLENTSVSDDSRLYQEVALLAEKGDISEELTRINSHIKQFRQIVEETDPIGRKLDFIVQEINRELNTIGSKSNDVLISEQIVYLKSEAEKMKEQIQNVE from the coding sequence ATGTTAAGCATGACTGGTTTTGGCAGAGAAGAGTTTCGGAATGATCAGCTGGAAATTAATGCAGAGATTAAAGCGGTTAACCATCGTTATCTCGACATTACTTTTCATATGCCCAAATTTTTATTACCTATTGAAGATCAATTGAAAAAAATAATTCAAGATAAGATCAAACGTGGTAAAATCAGCGTGTCAATCTATATTTCTGGTACATATGCACAAAATAAACAATTGGAGACAGATTGGGACTTAGTGGATCAATACGTCGATCATTTAAAACAGATACAAACAAAATACCAACTGGCAGGGGAAATCTCAATAGAAATGATTAGTCAGTTTCAGGATATATTTCACATTGAAGAAAAAGAAGAGATAAGCTCTGACACAGAAACACATGTGAAAGACACACTGGAAAAAGCGGTCATCAAGGCTAATCAAATGCGAACAATCGAGGGAGCTGAATTAAGAAAAGATTTCTTGAACCGAACAGAAAATATACTTAATAATATAAAACAGTTGGGTGAAAGACGAAAAATTGTTATAATAGAGTATCAAGAGCGAATACTTGAGCGTATTAACAAATATCTTGAAAATACGTCTGTTTCCGATGATTCCAGACTCTATCAGGAAGTCGCGCTGCTTGCAGAAAAAGGCGATATATCCGAAGAACTAACAAGAATAAATAGTCATATTAAGCAATTTCGGCAAATCGTTGAGGAGACTGATCCGATTGGTAGAAAATTAGATTTTATTGTTCAGGAAATAAACAGAGAGTTAAACACAATAGGTTCTAAGTCAAATGACGTGTTGATCAGTGAGCAAATTGTATATTTAAAAAGTGAAGCAGAAAAAATGAAAGAACAAATACAAAATGTAGAATAG
- a CDS encoding polysaccharide deacetylase family protein: MRKIIISFVIIVICLVSILFGSNQLMNSRNFQLFGDLTAKVETKEKVVALTFDDGPTKNVHEILSLLETYNVKATFFLIGEYIEDFPEEAEAIVQAGHQVANHTYSHNRMIFKSPSFIKNEIEKTDQLIRDIGYEGQIDFRPPNGKKIIALPWYLHKNNIETIMWNLEPDSFYEEAADKVNYVVENIEPGSIILMHPMYDNTGKELKAIEGILETLSERDYQFITVNELQEL; encoded by the coding sequence ATGAGAAAAATAATAATTTCATTTGTTATCATTGTCATTTGTTTAGTTTCCATATTATTTGGAAGTAATCAACTAATGAACTCTAGAAACTTTCAGTTATTTGGTGACTTAACTGCCAAAGTTGAAACAAAAGAAAAAGTTGTAGCACTTACCTTTGATGACGGTCCTACTAAAAACGTTCATGAGATTCTATCGTTGTTAGAAACATATAATGTAAAAGCAACATTTTTTCTGATTGGAGAATATATAGAAGATTTCCCAGAAGAGGCTGAAGCTATCGTACAAGCTGGACACCAGGTGGCAAATCATACTTATTCTCACAATCGGATGATTTTCAAATCTCCATCGTTTATTAAAAACGAAATTGAAAAGACAGATCAATTAATTAGAGATATTGGTTATGAAGGACAAATTGATTTTCGCCCGCCAAATGGAAAGAAAATCATCGCTTTGCCATGGTATTTACATAAAAATAACATTGAAACGATTATGTGGAATCTTGAACCAGATAGTTTTTATGAAGAAGCTGCTGATAAAGTAAATTACGTAGTAGAAAATATCGAGCCAGGCTCCATTATCCTGATGCATCCAATGTATGATAATACGGGGAAAGAACTCAAAGCCATCGAAGGCATTTTAGAAACATTGTCCGAGAGAGATTATCAGTTTATAACAGTCAATGAACTACAAGAGTTATAA
- a CDS encoding citrate synthase/methylcitrate synthase → MLNQGLKGVVAAETYISHIDGEKGQLIYRGYEAKHLTKSNTFEEVAYLLWYGYLPTAHELENLKNELIRNRHLTTTMKSIMDHLPQNMDVMSVIRTVISAEGTTDYQWKPSIAQSIRLTALIPTIIAYWYNKINGKIANEPDDAYGHVENYLYMLNGTKPTKAQVDGLETYMILTMEHGMNASTFSARVTASTESDLVSSITAAIGTMKGPLHGGAPSGVIQLLEEVATHDNAEKVIRNKLNNGEKLMGFGHRVYKTHDPRAIALRETLLQSKGSDSWLDLAIHVEDVAVKVLNELKPGRSLYTNVEFYAAAIMKSINLDPQLFTPTFTASRVVGWTAHVLEQADNNTIYRPQSVYIGEMVEAGER, encoded by the coding sequence ATGCTCAATCAAGGACTTAAAGGAGTTGTGGCTGCAGAGACCTATATTAGCCACATTGACGGTGAAAAGGGACAGCTTATTTATAGAGGATATGAAGCGAAACATCTGACAAAATCCAATACATTTGAAGAGGTTGCTTATTTGCTGTGGTATGGCTATTTACCAACTGCACATGAATTAGAAAACCTGAAGAATGAATTAATCAGGAATCGGCATTTAACAACAACAATGAAATCAATAATGGATCATCTACCGCAAAATATGGATGTGATGAGTGTAATAAGAACGGTTATATCAGCAGAAGGAACTACAGATTATCAATGGAAACCTTCGATTGCTCAATCTATAAGACTCACAGCATTAATCCCTACTATTATCGCTTATTGGTATAATAAAATAAACGGTAAAATTGCTAATGAACCAGATGATGCTTACGGTCATGTTGAAAACTATTTATACATGTTAAATGGAACTAAACCAACTAAGGCTCAAGTGGATGGATTAGAAACATACATGATTTTAACAATGGAGCATGGAATGAATGCGTCCACTTTCTCTGCTAGAGTTACCGCTTCGACAGAATCTGATTTAGTATCAAGCATAACTGCTGCAATTGGAACGATGAAAGGACCTTTACATGGGGGAGCTCCATCTGGTGTGATCCAATTATTGGAGGAAGTAGCAACACATGATAATGCAGAAAAAGTGATCAGAAATAAACTGAACAATGGTGAAAAGTTAATGGGATTTGGACACCGTGTATATAAAACACATGATCCTCGAGCGATAGCTTTACGAGAGACCTTGCTTCAATCGAAAGGATCAGATTCCTGGTTAGACCTTGCCATTCATGTGGAAGATGTAGCTGTTAAAGTATTAAATGAATTAAAGCCAGGTCGTTCTTTATATACAAATGTAGAATTTTATGCAGCGGCAATTATGAAGTCTATTAACCTAGATCCACAACTTTTCACACCGACATTTACTGCAAGTAGAGTGGTTGGTTGGACTGCTCATGTACTTGAACAAGCGGACAATAATACGATTTATAGACCTCAATCTGTATATATTGGAGAGATGGTAGAGGCAGGTGAGAGATAA